One segment of Carya illinoinensis cultivar Pawnee chromosome 1, C.illinoinensisPawnee_v1, whole genome shotgun sequence DNA contains the following:
- the LOC122275425 gene encoding uncharacterized protein LOC122275425, giving the protein MEIDVPDESNESAPGTEENGSLMRPVLPEESGVGLPYAPVNWPNPGDVWGWRVGRRVATTGHYLDRYLYLPKRLHHVRCSMSRKHAFASKLSVERFIRAEFPGADVNAFFASFSWKIPAKMSALTNGHIEGLNLSTVPFDWIAEYNESDSQTNTVGCKAGNKMCSSILKQVYNPPLAAMHCDLCCSEPRFCQDCCCILCSKTINLEYGGYSYIKCEAVVAEGYICGHIAHIDCALRCYMAGTVGGSIGLDAEYYCRRCDARTNLISHATRLLQICESIHSRDDIEKILSVGVCILQGSRKTSAKCLLHRFELAILKLKNGTSVEDIWKVEDNFLIMSAGDSHHGNAAPTVPNSDETYDVTQSSEHTFSIPFDPWTESLKLEDEIDHVLLELKKSQESEYKIAGERLYAQKNYILSLYQQLENEKSELSCRESLAGPDSFPGRVSNRVQQIERELKKLKDMGKVANGFGKTSKVILKDHFGLETEN; this is encoded by the exons atggaGATTGATGTTCCTgatgaaagtaatgaaagcgCACCCGGGACGGAGGAAAATGGTTCTCTTATGAGGCCGGTTTTACCTGAAGAATCTGGTGTTGGTTTGCCATATGCTCCAGTAAATTGGCCCAATCCAGGTGATGTGTGGGGTTGGAGGGTGGGTAGGAGAGTTGCCACTACTGGACATTATTTGGATAGGTACCTGTATCTTCCGAAGCGCCTTCACCATGTCAGATGCTCAATGAGTAGAAAGCATGCTTTTGCAAGCAAACTTTCTGTTGAAAGATTTATCCGAGCAGAATTCCCCGGTGCTGACGTTAATGCATTTTTTGCTTCATTCAGCTGGAAGATCCCAGCAAAGATGTCGGCATTAACAAATG GTCATATAGAGGGGCTTAATTTATCCACTGTACCATTTGACTGGATAGCAGAATATAATGAGTCTGATTCCCAGACTAACACCGTGGGATGTAAGGCTGGGAATAAGATGTGCAGCAGTATCCTGAAACAAGTATACAATCCACCTTTAGCAGCCATGCACTGTGATCTTTGCTGCAGTGAACCCCGTTTCTGCCAGGATTGTTGTTGTATCTTATGTAGCAAGACTATTAATTTAGAATATGGAGGCTACAGTTACATTAAGTGTGAAGCTGTGGTGGCTGAGGGTTATATATGTGGGCATATTGCTCACATTGACTGTGCTCTTCGATGTTACATGGCTGGGACAGTAGGAGGAAGCATTGGGTTGGATGCCGAGTACTATTGCCGTCGTTGTGATGCAAGAACAAATCTTATATCACATGCTACTAGACTTTTACAAATATGTGAATCTATTCATTCTCGGGATGACATAGAGAAGATTTTAAGTGTTGGCGTCTGCATTTTGCAAGGTTCACGGAAAACCAGTGCAAAGTGTTTGTTGCATCGTTTCGAATTGGCCATTCTGAAG CTCAAAAATGGGACTTCCGTTGAAGATATCTGGAAAGTGGAAGATAACTTCTTAATTATGTCTGCAG GTGACTCACACCATGGAAATGCTGCCCCAACGGTTCCAAATAGCGATGAAACTTATGATGTCACCCAGAGCTCAGAGCACACGTTTTCCATACCTTTTGACCCTTGGACAGAGTCTCTAAAGCTTGAAGACGAGATTGACCATGTCCTGCTGGAACTGAAAAAGTCACAGGAATCAGAATATAAAATCGCAGGGGAAAGGCTTTATGCACAGAAGAATTATATTCTTAGCCTATATCAGCAGCTCGAGAATGAAAAGTCTGAACTGTCATGTCGCGAATCATTAGCTGGCCCAGATAGCTTTCCGGGCCGTGTCTCAAATCGAGTACAGCAGATAGAACGGGAACTGAAGAAACTTAAGGATATGGGAAAAGTAGCCAATGGTTTTGGAAAGACCTCGAAAGTAATCCTTAAGGACCACTTTGGCTTAGAAACTGAGAACTGA